A genomic window from Methanoculleus sp. SDB includes:
- a CDS encoding ubiquinone biosynthesis protein UbiE, which produces MIERRQDVTIADVTGAYAGAVGEIWEMVMGEEIHVGGGHSTDELAQRAGVTADVHVLDICSALGGPARHLARTYGCRVTGLDATPEMVAEAARRTELAGLSGRVAFKCGNALDIPFRASTFDIIWGQDAWCYVTDKERLISEAARVIRPGGVIAFTDWIQTGVMSESEWEHLVSFMIFPSLGTLEGYAGLLRENGFLVSVADDLSRDFADHCQAYKDALEGDLRVPIMNRFGSDLYQAVVRGVALWADAADAGKVGRGLWIGRRREI; this is translated from the coding sequence ATGATTGAGAGAAGACAGGATGTCACGATCGCTGACGTGACCGGGGCATACGCCGGAGCGGTTGGCGAAATCTGGGAAATGGTAATGGGAGAAGAAATCCACGTCGGGGGCGGACATTCGACAGATGAACTCGCACAGAGGGCCGGTGTGACCGCAGATGTCCACGTCCTTGATATCTGCAGTGCGCTTGGGGGTCCGGCACGGCATCTCGCCCGGACGTATGGATGCCGGGTTACCGGCCTCGATGCAACACCGGAAATGGTGGCGGAGGCGGCCAGAAGAACGGAGTTGGCAGGCCTGTCGGGGCGTGTTGCCTTTAAATGTGGAAATGCGCTTGATATACCGTTTCGGGCATCGACATTCGATATTATCTGGGGGCAGGATGCCTGGTGCTATGTGACTGATAAAGAGAGGCTGATTTCCGAGGCCGCACGCGTGATCAGACCCGGAGGTGTGATTGCTTTTACCGACTGGATCCAGACGGGAGTTATGTCCGAAAGCGAGTGGGAGCATCTCGTCTCCTTCATGATCTTTCCCTCGCTCGGAACGCTTGAAGGGTATGCGGGGCTCCTCCGGGAGAATGGGTTTCTCGTATCAGTCGCAGACGATTTAAGCAGGGACTTTGCCGACCATTGCCAGGCGTACAAAGACGCGCTCGAAGGAGATCTCCGGGTACCGATCATGAACCGGTTCGGGTCGGATCTCTATCAGGCGGTCGTTCGCGGAGTCGCACTCTGGGCAGACGCCGCAGATGCCGGAAAAGTGGGACGGGGTCTCTGGATCGGGCGGAGGAGAGAAATCTGA